In the Chryseobacterium sp. MYb264 genome, one interval contains:
- a CDS encoding response regulator transcription factor, with product MKKTIVIVDDHILIAKAIEGIIGNFQDFEVIYVAENGKDLIQKFEDNNPIPDIILMDVSMPIMDGFETVLWVKKNHPNIKVMALSMQGDDKSVIKMIKNGATGYLLKNTHPKDLELALSKLDTDGFFYPEWASKIIFSNLSNENNSEKAVRISDREKEFLKYTVTELSYKEIADKMCCSPRTVESYRDQLCDKLDLKTRVGLAVFAIKNGFAES from the coding sequence ATGAAAAAGACCATTGTAATTGTTGACGACCATATATTAATTGCTAAAGCGATTGAAGGAATTATCGGAAATTTCCAGGATTTTGAAGTGATCTATGTTGCCGAAAACGGCAAAGATCTCATTCAAAAGTTTGAAGACAACAATCCTATTCCTGACATTATTTTAATGGATGTCAGCATGCCGATCATGGACGGGTTTGAAACCGTGCTTTGGGTTAAAAAAAATCATCCCAATATTAAAGTTATGGCTCTGAGCATGCAGGGAGATGATAAAAGTGTTATCAAAATGATAAAGAATGGAGCCACAGGATATCTTCTTAAAAACACCCATCCTAAAGATCTTGAACTTGCGCTTTCAAAATTAGATACCGACGGTTTTTTCTATCCGGAATGGGCCTCAAAGATTATATTTTCCAACCTCAGCAATGAAAATAATTCTGAAAAAGCAGTACGAATTTCTGACCGTGAAAAGGAATTTTTAAAATACACCGTAACCGAACTCAGCTATAAAGAAATTGCAGATAAAATGTGCTGCAGCCCACGAACCGTAGAAAGTTACCGCGATCAGCTTTGCGATAAACTGGATCTGAAAACCCGTGTGGGACTTGCCGTTTTCGCTATTAAAAATGGTTTTGCTGAATCATAA
- a CDS encoding sensor histidine kinase, with protein MMLKSKNLIVLFTTLFLILLGIQGYFMYKTYQVKEREIYRDMNNRLSTYTDDLEDKKGLKKASDDDLQNIFAQYNDKKITQKEFLNLFDQNRKTNQKSFSNYVDNLFKKENYEVAVRIQYLSIVSLPTKVQLLESPITIFETRNQLVKPGITNTGRWETTSKSTNDINGKLERNNSFLIKSRTDFEILNIKSLVFKELTFLFLSCIAILFSVLMLYIFTVKNLIRQQKQVEVLHTVVDNISHEFKTPIATLKIASKTLKKEFNPETLHLVDRQINRLESLMFQLHKDESGEKLTKTQPQDWDFFIKDLSFTHPDILFDLKNSVDQEIPFDKNLMETVIKNLCENSVKYGASEVKIEINIPKNSLEIKVTDNGNGIEKKELKNIFEKFYRIQSNNIHNSKGLGLGLYFVKRIIDGYHGKIDVSSIINEGTTFKITLPYEN; from the coding sequence ATGATGTTGAAAAGTAAAAATCTCATTGTTCTTTTTACCACGCTGTTCCTGATCCTTTTGGGAATTCAGGGCTATTTTATGTACAAAACCTATCAGGTGAAAGAAAGGGAAATTTACCGGGACATGAATAACCGCCTTTCGACCTATACCGACGATCTGGAAGATAAAAAAGGACTGAAAAAAGCATCGGATGATGATCTCCAAAACATCTTCGCTCAATACAATGATAAAAAAATTACACAAAAAGAGTTTTTAAATCTTTTCGATCAAAACAGAAAGACCAATCAGAAAAGTTTCAGTAATTATGTGGATAATTTATTTAAAAAAGAAAATTATGAGGTTGCGGTAAGAATTCAATATTTATCTATTGTCTCACTTCCTACCAAAGTTCAGCTTTTGGAAAGCCCAATTACGATATTTGAAACACGAAATCAACTGGTAAAACCCGGAATCACGAACACCGGAAGATGGGAAACCACTTCAAAATCGACGAACGATATCAACGGAAAACTTGAAAGAAATAATAGCTTTCTGATAAAAAGTCGCACCGATTTTGAAATTTTAAATATCAAAAGTCTTGTTTTCAAAGAACTCACTTTTCTTTTTCTGAGCTGCATCGCCATTCTGTTTTCGGTATTAATGCTTTATATTTTTACGGTTAAAAATTTAATCAGACAGCAAAAGCAGGTGGAAGTTTTGCACACGGTCGTGGATAATATTTCCCATGAATTCAAAACACCGATTGCCACTTTAAAAATTGCTTCAAAAACATTAAAAAAAGAATTTAATCCGGAAACGCTTCATTTAGTTGACCGGCAGATTAATCGTCTGGAAAGTCTGATGTTTCAGCTACACAAAGACGAATCCGGAGAAAAACTGACGAAAACTCAACCTCAGGACTGGGATTTTTTCATTAAAGATCTCTCCTTTACCCATCCTGACATTTTATTTGATCTGAAAAATTCGGTCGATCAGGAAATTCCTTTTGATAAAAATTTAATGGAAACCGTAATCAAAAATCTTTGTGAAAACAGCGTAAAATATGGAGCTTCGGAGGTAAAAATTGAGATCAATATCCCGAAAAATAGTCTTGAAATAAAAGTGACCGACAACGGAAACGGAATCGAGAAAAAGGAATTGAAAAATATTTTCGAGAAGTTTTACAGAATACAATCAAACAATATTCACAATAGCAAAGGTCTGGGGCTCGGATTGTATTTCGTAAAAAGGATAATAGACGGTTATCACGGAAAAATAGACGTTTCAAGCATTATAAACGAAGGCACAACTTTTAAAATCACTCTTCCTTATGAAAACTAA
- a CDS encoding endonuclease/exonuclease/phosphatase family protein → MNFRFSTVFLLLFALGFSQDLKVMSFNIRLNVDSDKENAWPNRKQDVADLLMYYHPDYFGVQEALPEQMKDIKNGLKNYDYIGVGRDDGKEKGEFSAIFYDINRLQVVNSGTFWLSETPEKPSKGWDAALNRICTYVVFKDKKSKKEFMALNLHFDHIGNVARVKSSELILKKIKEINPKNLPVTVSGDFNLTEDSEPIKIMSQNLQDSFYHSETKHYGPKGTFTDFNVNEVPKERIDYIFVKGFKIKSHRHINDRRENLLYPSDHFPVLTELSF, encoded by the coding sequence ATGAATTTCAGATTTTCAACGGTATTCTTACTGCTTTTTGCATTAGGTTTCTCGCAGGATCTTAAGGTGATGAGTTTTAATATCAGGCTTAATGTAGATTCAGACAAAGAAAATGCGTGGCCAAACAGAAAACAGGATGTTGCAGATTTATTGATGTATTATCATCCGGATTATTTCGGGGTTCAGGAAGCGCTTCCGGAGCAAATGAAAGATATTAAAAACGGGTTGAAGAACTACGATTATATTGGCGTTGGCAGAGATGACGGTAAAGAAAAAGGTGAATTTTCAGCTATTTTTTATGATATAAACAGGCTTCAGGTAGTAAACTCAGGAACATTTTGGCTTTCTGAAACTCCTGAAAAACCGTCAAAAGGTTGGGATGCAGCGTTGAATAGAATTTGTACCTATGTCGTTTTTAAAGATAAAAAATCTAAAAAAGAATTTATGGCGCTGAACCTGCATTTCGATCATATCGGGAATGTAGCGAGAGTGAAATCTTCTGAACTGATTTTAAAGAAGATCAAAGAAATCAATCCTAAAAATCTGCCGGTAACCGTGAGTGGTGATTTTAATTTAACTGAAGATTCGGAGCCGATTAAAATTATGTCTCAAAATCTACAGGACAGTTTTTATCATTCAGAAACAAAACATTACGGGCCAAAAGGGACGTTTACAGATTTTAATGTGAATGAAGTTCCAAAAGAGAGAATCGATTATATTTTCGTAAAAGGTTTCAAAATAAAATCTCACAGACACATCAACGACAGAAGAGAAAACTTACTGTATCCGTCAGACCATTTTCCTGTTCTGACAGAGCTTTCTTTCTAA
- a CDS encoding M1 family metallopeptidase: MKRIIVGLFLMASWQISAQDLYMPRNIKKAYENGTRDLSGAPGKNYWQNKGVYNVEVKVDAGTKMVSGKETIVYTNNSPNDLTDLAIRFVNNLHKPQSPRSGFVSKDFLSSGLHIKSFIVNGEKYNINSDDWGTVEKVNLNSVLKSKTKAEVKIEWEYPLSVQSGREGQIDPETFYVAYSFPRISVYDDYNGWDMLPHSDRQEFYNDFNDYSFAISAPKNYVVWATGDFLNPEAVLQNQFLTRYKSSLKSDKIIHVATEAEMRSGKVTKANKWNVWKFKANNITDFCFALSNHYVWDASSVQLKTKRASVQAAYKAGTKDFEKYTEWMRYNLDWFSKNWPGVEYPYNVMTAVQGYADMEYPMMINDSSVPDNFQDARLTADHEIAHTYFPFYMGINETRYAFMDEGWATTLEYLIGIDENGETAAKDFYKNFRVKKWINDPSAEQDQPIISMSTQVSGAGYGNNSYVKASLSYLALKDYLGDELFKKALHHYMNNWNGKHPVPWDYFNSMNTGSGKNLNWFFNNWFYTNNYIDLKVGKVSQLNDLLTVGVDNVGGFAIPFDAVLKYEDGTVEKLHFSPAVWEKDQKQTNLTIPIKKKVKSVELDGDLFMDYTPADNVKNL; this comes from the coding sequence ATGAAGAGAATTATTGTTGGATTGTTTTTAATGGCTTCTTGGCAAATTTCCGCACAGGATCTTTATATGCCTAGAAATATTAAAAAAGCCTACGAAAACGGAACTCGCGATCTGTCGGGGGCTCCGGGTAAAAATTATTGGCAAAATAAAGGCGTTTACAATGTTGAGGTAAAAGTAGATGCCGGTACAAAGATGGTGTCGGGAAAAGAAACCATTGTTTACACAAACAACAGCCCGAATGATCTTACTGATTTAGCGATTCGATTCGTAAATAACCTTCACAAACCTCAGTCTCCGAGATCGGGTTTTGTATCAAAAGATTTTCTGTCATCAGGTTTACATATTAAGTCATTTATTGTAAATGGTGAAAAATATAATATCAATAGTGACGATTGGGGAACGGTGGAAAAGGTAAATTTGAATTCTGTTTTAAAATCAAAAACAAAAGCCGAAGTAAAAATTGAGTGGGAATATCCTCTGTCTGTACAAAGTGGGAGAGAAGGGCAGATCGATCCTGAAACTTTTTACGTAGCATATTCTTTCCCAAGAATTTCGGTCTATGATGATTATAATGGGTGGGATATGCTTCCGCATTCTGACCGTCAGGAGTTTTATAATGATTTTAATGATTATTCTTTTGCCATTTCGGCGCCTAAGAATTATGTGGTTTGGGCAACGGGAGATTTTCTGAATCCGGAAGCGGTTCTTCAGAATCAGTTTTTAACGAGATATAAATCTTCATTAAAGAGCGATAAGATCATTCATGTGGCAACGGAAGCCGAAATGAGATCCGGAAAAGTAACAAAAGCCAATAAATGGAATGTCTGGAAATTTAAGGCTAATAATATCACCGATTTTTGTTTTGCATTGAGTAATCATTACGTTTGGGATGCTTCCAGTGTTCAGCTGAAAACAAAAAGAGCAAGCGTGCAGGCGGCCTACAAAGCAGGTACAAAAGATTTTGAAAAATATACCGAATGGATGCGTTATAACCTGGATTGGTTTTCAAAAAACTGGCCGGGTGTAGAATATCCTTATAATGTAATGACCGCTGTTCAGGGGTATGCGGATATGGAATATCCAATGATGATTAACGATAGCAGCGTTCCGGATAATTTTCAGGATGCGAGATTAACGGCAGATCATGAGATTGCGCATACGTATTTTCCTTTCTACATGGGAATCAATGAAACTCGTTATGCGTTTATGGATGAAGGTTGGGCGACAACATTGGAATATCTGATCGGAATTGATGAGAACGGCGAAACGGCGGCAAAAGATTTCTATAAAAACTTCAGAGTGAAAAAATGGATCAATGATCCTTCAGCAGAACAGGATCAACCGATTATCTCGATGAGTACACAGGTAAGCGGCGCAGGATACGGAAATAATTCTTACGTGAAAGCTTCCTTGTCTTATTTAGCTTTAAAAGATTATCTGGGCGATGAGTTGTTTAAAAAAGCGTTACATCATTATATGAATAACTGGAACGGTAAACATCCTGTGCCTTGGGATTATTTTAATTCTATGAATACAGGTTCCGGGAAAAATCTGAACTGGTTTTTCAATAATTGGTTTTATACCAATAATTATATTGACCTGAAAGTAGGAAAAGTTTCTCAGCTGAATGATCTTCTGACCGTCGGTGTTGACAATGTTGGCGGTTTTGCCATTCCTTTTGATGCGGTTTTGAAATATGAAGACGGAACGGTGGAAAAGCTTCACTTTTCACCAGCCGTCTGGGAGAAAGATCAGAAACAGACCAACCTTACCATTCCTATTAAAAAGAAAGTAAAATCTGTGGAACTGGATGGTGATCTCTTCATGGATTACACGCCAGCGGATAATGTAAAAAATCTATAA
- a CDS encoding GH92 family glycosyl hydrolase produces MKRPGTSVLLFLLFFSLNLKAQQFEKLYQYVNPLIGTEKMGHTYPGATVPFGAVQLSPETDTISYELNGKYNGDVYKYCAGYRYEDKTIVGFSSTHFSGTGHSDLGDFLVMPTVGKLQLNPGTATNPESGYRSRFSHQNEKAEAGYYKVKLDDHNILAELTASTRVGVHRYTFPKSDQAHIILDLMAGIYNYDGKNVWTYVRVENGNTITGYRQTNGWARTRTVYFAMKFSKPFKSYGQKNYDGKQVYNGFWRKFDQTKNFPEIAGKNLKMYFDFDTNENEAIEVKLAISPVSQANAMENLTQEVGNLSFDQVKAKAQEEWNKELNKIVIKGSETEKTNFYTAMYHTFINPTTYTDVNGEYKGLDQNTHKAEGFTNYTTFSIWDTYRALHPFFNIIQPKRNGDMVKSMMAHYDQFSMKMLPIWSHYANDNWCMSGYHSVSVVADAIIKGNYKGDAKEALKACVATANKRDYEGIGQYIDLGYIPAEKNGTSVSNTLEYAYDDWAIAQLAKHLGETEIYNQFIKRSENWKNNFDKSTGFMRPRLADGSFKKDFNALSTHGQGFIEGNSWNYSFFVPQNPDELITLMGGKKKFAAKLDELFTMHLPDEFFADTEDITREGIIGGYVHGNEPAHHVAYFYNWAGQPWKTQAQIRHILEMQYKATPDGLGGNDDTGQMSAWYILSSLGFYPVAPGSEDYAIGSPAVDHAILNLENGKTFEIEAINQSPKNVYVQKILLNGKEIKNFTLKHSELMNGGKLSFYMGAKAKK; encoded by the coding sequence ATGAAACGGCCAGGAACTTCTGTTTTACTATTTCTTCTATTTTTTAGTTTAAATCTTAAAGCTCAGCAATTCGAAAAACTATATCAGTATGTCAACCCGTTAATCGGAACGGAAAAAATGGGACATACCTATCCCGGAGCTACAGTTCCTTTTGGAGCGGTACAGCTCAGCCCCGAAACAGATACTATTTCCTATGAACTCAACGGAAAATACAATGGTGATGTGTATAAATACTGTGCAGGATATCGTTATGAAGATAAAACGATCGTAGGTTTTAGTTCAACGCATTTCAGTGGAACAGGACATTCTGATTTGGGAGATTTTCTGGTGATGCCAACGGTCGGAAAACTACAATTAAATCCGGGAACCGCAACGAATCCTGAAAGTGGCTACAGAAGCAGATTTTCACATCAAAATGAAAAAGCAGAAGCCGGATATTATAAAGTAAAACTGGACGATCACAATATTTTGGCTGAATTAACGGCTTCAACAAGAGTTGGCGTTCATCGTTATACTTTCCCAAAATCTGATCAGGCACATATTATTCTGGATTTGATGGCTGGAATTTACAATTATGACGGCAAAAACGTTTGGACTTATGTTCGCGTGGAAAACGGAAATACCATCACAGGTTACAGACAAACGAACGGTTGGGCAAGAACGAGAACGGTGTATTTCGCGATGAAATTTTCCAAGCCATTTAAATCTTACGGTCAGAAAAATTATGATGGAAAACAGGTGTATAATGGATTTTGGAGAAAATTCGATCAAACGAAAAACTTCCCTGAAATCGCCGGAAAAAACCTGAAAATGTATTTTGATTTTGATACGAATGAAAATGAAGCCATTGAAGTTAAGCTGGCAATTTCCCCAGTGAGTCAGGCCAACGCGATGGAAAATCTGACTCAGGAAGTGGGCAATTTATCTTTTGATCAGGTAAAAGCAAAAGCGCAGGAGGAATGGAATAAAGAATTAAATAAAATCGTTATCAAAGGTTCGGAAACAGAAAAAACGAATTTCTATACGGCGATGTATCATACTTTTATCAATCCAACAACGTATACCGATGTGAATGGAGAATATAAAGGTTTAGATCAAAACACGCATAAAGCGGAAGGTTTTACGAACTATACCACATTTTCGATCTGGGATACGTATCGAGCGCTGCATCCTTTCTTCAATATTATTCAGCCAAAAAGAAACGGCGATATGGTGAAATCGATGATGGCTCATTATGATCAATTCTCCATGAAAATGTTGCCGATCTGGTCGCATTATGCGAACGATAATTGGTGTATGAGCGGTTATCACAGTGTAAGCGTGGTTGCGGATGCAATTATCAAAGGGAATTATAAAGGTGATGCCAAAGAAGCGTTGAAAGCTTGTGTCGCGACTGCTAATAAAAGAGATTACGAAGGAATCGGGCAATATATTGATTTAGGATATATTCCTGCTGAAAAGAATGGAACTTCAGTTTCCAACACATTGGAATATGCTTATGACGACTGGGCCATTGCTCAATTAGCAAAACATTTGGGTGAAACGGAAATTTATAATCAATTCATCAAACGTTCTGAAAACTGGAAAAATAATTTTGATAAATCAACCGGATTTATGCGTCCACGTTTGGCAGACGGAAGTTTTAAGAAAGATTTTAATGCTTTAAGCACTCACGGACAAGGTTTCATCGAAGGAAATTCCTGGAATTACAGCTTCTTTGTTCCTCAAAATCCAGATGAATTAATAACGTTAATGGGCGGCAAGAAAAAATTCGCTGCAAAACTGGATGAATTGTTCACCATGCATTTACCAGACGAATTTTTCGCAGATACCGAAGATATTACAAGAGAAGGAATTATCGGCGGTTACGTTCACGGAAACGAGCCGGCACATCATGTAGCTTATTTCTACAATTGGGCGGGGCAACCGTGGAAAACGCAGGCTCAAATTCGTCATATTTTAGAAATGCAGTACAAAGCAACTCCTGATGGATTGGGTGGAAATGACGATACGGGACAAATGAGTGCTTGGTATATTTTGAGTTCGCTTGGTTTTTATCCTGTTGCTCCAGGTTCGGAAGATTATGCGATTGGAAGTCCGGCTGTTGATCATGCTATTTTGAATTTGGAAAACGGAAAAACTTTTGAGATTGAAGCGATTAATCAAAGTCCGAAGAATGTATATGTGCAAAAAATTCTATTGAATGGAAAGGAAATTAAAAACTTTACGTTGAAACATTCTGAATTGATGAATGGTGGGAAGTTGAGCTTTTATATGGGTGCTAAAGCGAAAAAATAA
- a CDS encoding SDR family oxidoreductase, which translates to MNLYTQPMLREDALKDKVAIVTGGGSGLGKAMTKYFLQLGAKVVITSRNLEKLQGTAKELEDETGGKVLCVACDVRNWDEVEAMKEATLKEFGRIDILLNNAAGNFISPTERLTHSAFDSILDIVLKGTKNCTLSIGKHWIDSKTPGTVLNIVTTYSWTGSAYVVPSACAKAGVLAMTRSLAVEWAKYGIRFNAIAPGPFPTKGAWDRLLPGDLQEKFDMKKKVPLRRVGEHQELANLAAYLVSDYSAYMNGEVVTIDGGEWLQGAGEFNMLEDIPQEMWDALEAMIKAKKSN; encoded by the coding sequence ATGAATCTTTATACACAACCGATGTTGCGTGAAGACGCTCTGAAAGATAAAGTAGCGATTGTTACAGGCGGCGGAAGCGGTCTTGGAAAAGCAATGACCAAATATTTCCTTCAATTGGGCGCAAAAGTGGTGATCACTTCCCGAAATTTGGAAAAATTACAGGGAACAGCGAAAGAATTGGAAGATGAAACAGGCGGAAAAGTACTTTGTGTAGCCTGTGACGTGCGAAACTGGGATGAAGTGGAAGCCATGAAAGAAGCTACTTTAAAAGAATTTGGTAGAATTGATATTTTATTAAATAACGCCGCCGGAAATTTTATTTCTCCCACCGAAAGATTAACGCATTCTGCTTTTGATTCTATTTTAGATATTGTCTTAAAAGGAACAAAAAACTGTACACTTTCTATCGGTAAACACTGGATCGATTCTAAAACACCGGGAACGGTTTTAAATATTGTAACCACTTATTCATGGACGGGCTCTGCTTATGTAGTACCTTCTGCGTGCGCAAAAGCTGGTGTTTTAGCCATGACAAGATCGCTTGCAGTAGAATGGGCAAAATATGGAATCCGCTTCAACGCGATTGCTCCGGGACCTTTCCCTACAAAAGGCGCTTGGGACAGATTACTTCCGGGAGATTTGCAGGAAAAATTTGATATGAAGAAAAAAGTTCCGTTGAGAAGAGTAGGAGAGCATCAGGAATTAGCTAATCTTGCCGCGTATCTGGTTTCCGATTATTCTGCGTATATGAATGGCGAAGTGGTAACCATTGATGGCGGAGAATGGTTGCAAGGTGCGGGAGAATTCAATATGCTGGAAGATATTCCTCAGGAGATGTGGGATGCTTTGGAAGCGATGATTAAAGCGAAAAAATCAAACTGA
- a CDS encoding response regulator transcription factor, protein MKTKILLAEDDSDFGMILKQYLELEDFDVTWFQDPMDIIPILTAEFHFHIGILDIMMPNLDGFSLAKMILKEKPDFPILFLTAKNQKLDRLTGLKIGADDYLAKPCDPEELVLRIKNILKRITPATIETQIKIGEYTLNTEKLLLIHPKEKIRLTIREQELLLYLLKHNKKALKRDDILDNLWETNDYFTGRSLDVFISRLRKYFQHDDQIKIQSLRGIGFEIDFPTH, encoded by the coding sequence ATGAAAACTAAAATCCTTTTGGCAGAAGACGATTCTGATTTTGGAATGATCCTTAAACAATATCTGGAACTGGAAGATTTTGACGTCACCTGGTTTCAGGATCCGATGGATATTATTCCAATTTTAACGGCGGAATTTCACTTTCATATTGGTATTTTAGATATTATGATGCCCAATCTGGATGGATTTTCTCTCGCTAAAATGATTTTAAAAGAGAAACCCGACTTTCCGATTTTATTTTTAACAGCTAAAAATCAAAAACTCGATCGACTGACCGGTTTAAAAATTGGAGCAGATGATTATCTCGCCAAACCTTGTGATCCTGAAGAATTGGTTTTAAGGATTAAAAATATCCTGAAAAGAATAACGCCAGCAACAATTGAAACACAAATTAAAATCGGCGAATATACTTTAAACACAGAAAAACTGCTGCTCATTCATCCAAAAGAAAAAATCCGGTTAACCATCCGTGAACAGGAATTGTTGCTCTACCTTTTAAAACACAATAAAAAAGCATTGAAAAGAGATGATATTCTTGATAATCTTTGGGAAACGAATGATTATTTTACAGGAAGAAGCCTGGATGTTTTTATCAGCCGACTGAGAAAATATTTTCAGCATGACGACCAAATAAAAATCCAATCCCTGCGAGGAATTGGATTTGAAATTGATTTTCCGACTCATTAA
- a CDS encoding outer membrane beta-barrel family protein encodes MMYKILFILCFPIFLFSQKQRIEGTVSNDRNEKLSLITIDVYDAQNKFLKTISTSENGSFILEGIPNQSVKLVIKDLEYAKFEKELDLEKQNQPLAIILKKDIQDIQEVVMTKQKPLVKRKIDRLEFNVENSNISSLNAWEILKKTPGVTSSNDVLAIKGSQSIVVTINDKRIMLTGDELKNLLENTQGDDLKSVEVITNPPAKYEASGSAVLNIVMKKNKIEGYRGTVSSKYVQTQYAKGVAGISQYYKKNKLSVMGSYYFGSGTYYREGTDYVNYIEDKQRWVSMMNRKDKNKSQNTVNFNIEYEIDSLTNASLNYSGYFSPRSYGVYDVPTLIYNEQNVAESNYRTINDHFSRSINNSLSFQMDRKLNKKSKLTWTNYFTGNNAQKDQNVLTHLDFANELPKDNNFLTHNKSDVQLYSTQFDYQWKNEKWELESGSKYSFVKTSSLMDFSDNENGQLQYRADKSNVFDYKEHNFALYSSLAYNPGKWNFKAGLRAEKTDLEGVVSEPYEVNKNKYWKLFPTLYVQYTTEGNHQFGLSYGKRISRPSYSWLNPAKSYYNLFSYFQGDPALKATIVHNLNFTYTWKEWNLDFYYRKEINPSMEISYQDPSNNNLIYHFTNIEKGQAYGLSVYKNFQIKPWWSLSVSENIEHNENYFIGVDHLLYQNKVWNLGSDISTSFTLDKASDWKLEFGNRYNTPAIQGTFRISGSSSTYVVMNKKFFNKKLEGSLMFNDIFKTSGEKITTKYANQDNYFLDYRDTQSFIISLKFNFGNQSVKNAKSIKKADEQGRM; translated from the coding sequence ATGATGTATAAAATTCTTTTTATCTTATGCTTTCCGATTTTTCTTTTTTCTCAGAAACAAAGAATTGAAGGAACGGTTTCGAATGATCGCAATGAGAAACTTTCTCTGATTACGATTGACGTGTATGATGCTCAAAATAAATTTCTGAAAACAATATCGACTTCTGAAAACGGAAGTTTTATTCTAGAAGGTATTCCGAATCAATCTGTAAAACTGGTGATTAAAGATCTGGAATATGCCAAATTTGAAAAAGAGCTGGATCTTGAAAAGCAAAATCAGCCTTTAGCCATTATTTTGAAGAAAGATATTCAGGATATTCAGGAAGTGGTGATGACGAAGCAAAAGCCTTTGGTAAAAAGGAAAATCGACCGCTTAGAGTTTAATGTGGAAAATTCTAATATTTCTTCGCTCAATGCCTGGGAAATTCTGAAAAAAACACCCGGAGTTACCTCAAGTAATGATGTTTTGGCGATAAAAGGAAGTCAGAGTATTGTCGTCACGATTAATGATAAAAGAATTATGCTGACCGGTGATGAACTGAAAAATCTATTGGAAAATACCCAAGGCGATGATCTGAAATCGGTAGAAGTAATTACCAATCCTCCTGCAAAATATGAAGCGTCCGGAAGTGCCGTTTTGAATATTGTCATGAAAAAAAATAAAATTGAAGGCTATCGTGGTACTGTTTCTTCCAAATATGTTCAGACTCAATATGCAAAAGGGGTAGCGGGGATTTCTCAATATTATAAAAAGAATAAACTTTCGGTAATGGGAAGTTATTATTTTGGAAGCGGAACCTATTACAGAGAAGGCACAGACTATGTAAATTATATTGAAGATAAGCAACGATGGGTAAGTATGATGAATCGTAAAGACAAAAATAAAAGCCAGAATACCGTCAACTTTAATATTGAATATGAGATCGACAGTCTTACAAATGCCAGTTTAAACTATTCCGGATATTTCAGTCCGAGATCTTATGGCGTGTATGATGTTCCGACTTTAATTTATAATGAGCAGAATGTAGCGGAGTCGAATTATAGAACGATCAACGATCATTTTTCGCGCTCCATTAATAACTCTTTGAGTTTTCAGATGGATAGAAAGCTTAATAAAAAAAGTAAACTGACATGGACGAATTATTTTACAGGAAACAACGCTCAAAAAGATCAAAATGTACTCACGCATCTTGATTTTGCGAATGAACTGCCTAAAGACAATAACTTTTTAACCCACAATAAAAGTGATGTTCAACTCTATTCCACGCAATTTGATTATCAATGGAAAAATGAAAAGTGGGAACTGGAATCAGGTTCCAAATACAGTTTTGTAAAGACCAGCAGCCTGATGGATTTTTCGGATAATGAAAACGGTCAGCTTCAATATAGAGCCGATAAAAGCAATGTTTTTGATTATAAGGAACACAATTTTGCCCTTTATTCGTCATTGGCTTACAATCCCGGAAAGTGGAATTTCAAAGCAGGTTTGCGTGCCGAGAAAACCGATTTGGAAGGTGTGGTTTCCGAACCGTATGAAGTGAATAAAAATAAGTACTGGAAATTGTTTCCGACATTATACGTGCAATATACAACGGAGGGAAATCATCAGTTTGGTTTGTCTTACGGAAAGCGAATCAGCCGACCATCTTATTCCTGGTTGAATCCTGCAAAGTCGTATTACAACCTATTTTCATATTTCCAGGGAGATCCCGCTTTGAAGGCGACGATTGTTCACAATCTTAATTTTACCTATACATGGAAAGAGTGGAATCTCGATTTTTATTACCGAAAAGAGATCAATCCGTCGATGGAGATCTCTTATCAGGATCCGAGCAATAATAATCTGATTTACCATTTTACCAATATCGAAAAAGGACAGGCGTACGGATTGAGTGTATATAAAAACTTCCAGATCAAACCTTGGTGGAGCCTTAGTGTGTCTGAAAATATTGAACATAATGAAAACTATTTTATAGGAGTTGATCATCTTTTATACCAAAATAAAGTATGGAATTTAGGCTCCGATATTTCCACAAGTTTCACCTTAGATAAAGCGTCAGACTGGAAGCTGGAATTTGGAAATCGATATAACACGCCCGCGATTCAGGGAACTTTCAGGATTTCGGGATCGTCTTCAACGTATGTGGTGATGAATAAAAAATTCTTTAACAAAAAACTGGAAGGAAGTCTTATGTTTAATGATATTTTTAAAACTTCCGGAGAGAAGATTACTACGAAATATGCGAATCAGGACAATTATTTTTTAGATTATCGCGATACCCAGAGTTTTATTATTTCATTAAAATTTAATTTTGGAAATCAGTCGGTGAAAAACGCAAAGTCAATTAAAAAAGCAGATGAGCAGGGAAGGATGTAA